The proteins below come from a single Oryzomicrobium terrae genomic window:
- the fabG gene encoding 3-oxoacyl-ACP reductase FabG produces the protein MKRALVTGGSGGIGAAICRRLARDGYHVVIHANRNRSKADTLASEITAAGGNASVLAFDLTDGAATRAALEALCDEAPVQVLVNNAGIHADAPFPGLSEAQWHDVIDVSLNGFFHVTQAVLMPMIRTRWGRIVNISSIAALSGNRGQVNYSAAKGALHSATKSLALEVASRGITVNAVAPGIITTEMSESAFDAETVARLVPMKREGKPEEVADLVGFLCSDQAAYISGQIISINGGML, from the coding sequence ATGAAACGCGCCCTCGTCACCGGCGGCAGCGGCGGCATCGGTGCCGCCATCTGCCGCCGCCTCGCCCGGGACGGCTACCACGTCGTCATTCACGCCAACCGCAATCGGAGCAAAGCCGACACCCTGGCCAGCGAGATCACCGCCGCTGGCGGCAACGCCAGCGTACTGGCCTTCGACCTCACCGACGGGGCGGCGACCCGGGCCGCCCTGGAGGCGCTATGCGACGAGGCGCCGGTCCAGGTGCTGGTGAATAACGCCGGCATTCACGCCGACGCGCCTTTTCCCGGCCTCTCCGAAGCCCAGTGGCACGACGTGATCGATGTTTCCCTGAACGGCTTCTTCCACGTCACCCAAGCGGTATTGATGCCGATGATCCGCACCCGCTGGGGGCGCATCGTCAATATCTCGTCGATCGCCGCCCTGAGCGGCAATCGGGGCCAGGTGAACTACTCTGCCGCCAAGGGAGCGCTGCACTCGGCCACCAAGTCCCTGGCCCTGGAAGTGGCCAGCCGGGGCATCACGGTCAATGCCGTAGCGCCGGGCATCATCACCACCGAGATGAGCGAATCAGCCTTCGACGCCGAGACGGTAGCCCGCCTGGTGCCGATGAAACGGGAAGGAAAACCCGAGGAAGTGGCCGATCTGGTGGGCTTCCTCTGCTCCGACCAAGCCGCCTATATCAGCGGCCAGATCATTTCCATCAACGGGGGGATGCTCTGA